From the genome of Terriglobales bacterium, one region includes:
- a CDS encoding VWA domain-containing protein yields MPPSGGFRLWSAMAAAVLLLLSCASLLSQAPGSGESQQTVPDAPSAKRPFPKPTVPPVPDSGNQAPDAPAPQNTAPPLTVTTVPEGSAPAPDPNSRAALDFTLRREVNFVLVPVTVKDGSGHLVEGLLTHDFSVYEDGKAQNITFFTSDPFPLSAAVVLDLGMPDTVVKKVQDTLPALVGAFGQFDQVSIYTYGDTVTKVQEFTPAAGNQLANVFRKLQKTASSKQTGPFAIGGPLGSGPSINSHPLDPGASATVNSSQSGTIYRPDARVLNDAVLAAALDLAKQKRDRRKLIFIVSDGRELRSSASYSDVLKVLLSNEITVYAVGVGNAGIPPYRELQKIRIPGQGYGDILPRYARATGGQVFNEFSQDAIEAIYSRVTEEARNQYTLGYTTPATPSSTYREIEVRVKRPNLKVTAKGGYYPLPPVR; encoded by the coding sequence ATGCCTCCCAGTGGTGGATTCCGGTTGTGGTCGGCAATGGCGGCGGCAGTTTTGCTTCTGTTGTCCTGCGCTTCCCTTCTGTCGCAGGCGCCCGGTAGTGGAGAGTCGCAACAGACGGTTCCCGATGCTCCTTCTGCCAAACGGCCATTCCCGAAACCGACTGTCCCGCCAGTACCAGACTCGGGAAACCAGGCGCCAGACGCGCCTGCCCCGCAGAACACAGCTCCTCCCCTGACCGTCACCACGGTGCCGGAAGGCAGCGCACCCGCCCCCGATCCCAACAGCCGGGCGGCATTGGATTTCACCCTGCGGAGGGAAGTGAACTTTGTGCTTGTACCGGTGACCGTTAAGGACGGCTCCGGCCATCTGGTAGAGGGATTGCTGACCCATGACTTTTCCGTCTACGAAGACGGCAAGGCACAGAACATTACATTTTTCACCAGCGATCCCTTTCCCCTTTCCGCCGCCGTAGTGCTCGACCTGGGAATGCCAGATACGGTGGTTAAGAAGGTGCAGGACACGCTACCTGCCCTGGTGGGAGCCTTCGGCCAGTTCGATCAGGTCAGCATTTACACCTATGGCGATACCGTAACCAAGGTACAGGAATTCACTCCGGCTGCGGGAAATCAACTGGCCAACGTCTTCCGCAAGCTGCAGAAGACAGCCAGCAGCAAGCAAACCGGTCCGTTTGCGATCGGGGGACCACTGGGATCGGGTCCGTCAATCAATAGTCATCCTCTAGACCCTGGTGCATCTGCCACGGTGAATTCCAGCCAGAGCGGCACAATCTACCGTCCGGATGCGCGAGTTCTCAATGACGCCGTACTGGCCGCCGCACTCGACCTGGCCAAGCAAAAACGGGATCGCCGCAAGCTTATTTTCATCGTGAGCGATGGGCGCGAGCTGCGCAGCTCAGCCAGCTACAGCGATGTGCTTAAGGTGCTGTTGTCGAACGAAATTACGGTATATGCCGTGGGAGTAGGCAATGCTGGCATCCCTCCCTATCGGGAATTGCAGAAAATTCGCATTCCCGGCCAGGGATACGGAGACATTCTGCCGCGCTACGCGCGCGCTACCGGCGGACAGGTGTTCAATGAGTTCTCCCAGGATGCGATCGAAGCAATCTACAGCCGGGTAACGGAAGAGGCGCGCAATCAGTACACACTCGGCTATACCACCCCGGCCACACCATCGAGCACCTACCGCGAAATCGAAGTCCGGGTGAAGCGACCTAACCTGAAGGTGACGGCGAAGGGCGGATATTATCCCCTGCCCCCTGTCCGCTGA
- a CDS encoding AMIN domain-containing protein, giving the protein MSYSLRTGLVPGCLVFLATWLCPGFAETPPAQHPTAASLEITNIQAVSTEKGVDVEISGTAALTGTVTVLENPPRIAVDIPVDAPRAEYRRIPVQKSGVTAIRESLFRTNPPTLRVVVDLEKPAAHQLISQGNKLILQIGSVATSGPPAAIAAAPPKVAPAPAASNSPPPPTSKPPVALASNVPLHPNETPKNSPSPGTTASPSTLALRGLSIVRQPDGMVVKAELSGPIKPLVSALSNPERIVVDFPNTLPGTAPRRLAVHQDGIQTVRLGLFQENPPITRVVLEVESAKRPPKISLNANDVVIQPVEAGSASGVAANAVNPRPPRVSRVAANPPARSVAPTAAAVSQHLAAAAQPTAANSPSHSAASAAPAPSSQPAPEAAGAEVSGITPQKPKVIFQNGLLTIDAENSTMADILYEVSSQTGAQVDMPMAEGAFERVVAKLGPGNPRDVMTQLLQGSSFTYLIVESPTGLQKIILTPKTAP; this is encoded by the coding sequence ATGTCTTATTCGCTTCGTACCGGACTCGTCCCAGGATGTCTGGTTTTCCTGGCTACCTGGCTCTGTCCGGGTTTTGCTGAAACCCCTCCGGCACAACATCCAACCGCGGCTTCTCTCGAGATCACCAACATTCAGGCCGTTTCCACCGAAAAAGGCGTCGACGTCGAGATCTCCGGCACAGCTGCGCTGACCGGAACCGTAACCGTTCTCGAAAATCCGCCGCGCATCGCGGTCGACATCCCTGTCGATGCGCCGCGTGCCGAGTATCGCCGCATTCCGGTGCAGAAATCCGGAGTCACTGCGATCCGTGAATCGCTCTTCCGCACCAATCCCCCTACGCTGCGGGTCGTGGTCGATCTCGAGAAGCCCGCGGCTCACCAGCTCATCTCGCAAGGAAATAAATTGATCTTGCAGATCGGCTCTGTCGCAACAAGCGGGCCGCCGGCGGCAATAGCCGCTGCGCCTCCTAAAGTGGCCCCTGCGCCCGCGGCTTCCAATTCACCTCCACCCCCGACTTCCAAGCCCCCGGTGGCCTTAGCGTCCAATGTGCCGCTGCACCCGAACGAGACACCGAAGAATTCGCCCAGCCCCGGCACGACCGCCAGCCCCAGCACGCTGGCACTTCGTGGACTATCCATCGTACGGCAGCCGGATGGGATGGTAGTGAAAGCCGAGCTTAGTGGACCTATCAAGCCGCTGGTCTCAGCGCTTAGCAATCCCGAGCGTATTGTTGTGGACTTCCCTAATACGTTGCCAGGAACTGCTCCACGCCGCCTCGCTGTGCATCAGGATGGAATTCAGACAGTGCGCCTGGGGCTGTTTCAGGAAAATCCGCCCATCACTCGCGTGGTCCTCGAGGTAGAGAGCGCGAAGCGACCGCCAAAGATTTCCTTGAACGCGAATGACGTCGTCATCCAGCCAGTGGAAGCCGGCAGCGCTTCCGGCGTCGCTGCTAACGCCGTTAATCCGCGCCCGCCTCGCGTGAGCCGGGTGGCTGCAAATCCGCCTGCTCGTTCCGTGGCGCCGACCGCAGCCGCGGTCTCTCAACATCTTGCAGCAGCCGCTCAACCAACCGCCGCGAATTCACCGTCTCATAGCGCGGCGTCCGCTGCGCCCGCGCCCTCATCCCAGCCTGCGCCAGAAGCTGCCGGGGCTGAGGTCTCGGGTATTACGCCGCAGAAACCAAAGGTGATTTTCCAGAACGGCCTGCTGACCATCGACGCGGAAAATTCCACTATGGCCGACATCCTCTACGAAGTAAGCTCGCAAACGGGTGCGCAGGTCGATATGCCGATGGCCGAGGGAGCCTTTGAGCGCGTAGTGGCCAAACTCGGACCCGGCAACCCCCGGGATGTGATGACCCAGCTGCTGCAGGGATCATCCTTCACTTACCTGATCGTGGAATCGCCCACAGGACTGCAAAAGATCATTCTGACTCCCAAAACCGCCCCCTGA
- a CDS encoding VWA domain-containing protein, which yields MKFLPTLIGLGLLAAALALGQNSTPSQDLPQAPSASRAMERGAAPANPPASQPPADQPATSQPSAPDPPSAAAARSSSGGQPAADPPRDNPPGPSAALPDPPAAEDLPTFRKTVDEVNVVFTVTDKHGRFVKNLGKDDFRVLDDNKPPLSVINFSSETNLPLRVGLLIDASNSIRDRFRFEQEAAVEFLSQIIRPRYDRAFVLGFDTTAEVTQDFTDNGEALSRGVRMLRPGGGTALYDAIYFACRDKLMKNDQNVAARRAIILLTDGEDNQSRVTREETIAMAERAEVIIYAISTNVSGVKTRGDKVLERLADATGGRAFFPFKIQDVSNAFSEIQDELRSQYAVAYKPADFLANGKFRSIEIVAQNHKSLQVRSRKGYFAPRQ from the coding sequence ATGAAGTTTCTTCCAACCCTGATCGGCCTGGGACTGTTGGCGGCTGCTCTTGCCCTGGGACAGAACTCTACCCCTTCGCAAGATCTGCCGCAGGCTCCGTCAGCGAGCCGCGCCATGGAAAGGGGGGCTGCCCCGGCGAATCCACCGGCAAGCCAGCCGCCCGCTGACCAGCCTGCGACAAGTCAGCCTTCGGCACCGGATCCTCCTTCTGCCGCTGCCGCCCGTTCCTCTTCCGGGGGTCAGCCTGCCGCAGATCCACCCCGTGACAATCCGCCGGGACCTTCGGCCGCGCTGCCGGATCCTCCCGCGGCGGAAGATCTGCCGACCTTTCGCAAGACGGTTGACGAAGTGAATGTGGTGTTCACCGTCACCGACAAGCACGGCCGCTTCGTCAAAAATCTGGGTAAAGATGACTTTCGGGTTCTGGATGACAATAAGCCGCCGCTATCGGTCATCAACTTCTCGAGTGAGACCAATTTGCCTTTGCGTGTTGGTCTGCTCATCGATGCCAGCAATTCCATCCGCGACCGTTTCCGCTTTGAGCAGGAGGCGGCGGTCGAATTTCTAAGTCAGATTATTCGTCCACGTTACGACCGCGCCTTTGTTCTCGGCTTCGACACTACCGCCGAAGTCACCCAGGACTTCACCGACAATGGCGAGGCCCTCTCGCGCGGCGTGCGCATGCTGCGTCCGGGTGGTGGAACGGCCCTCTACGATGCCATTTACTTTGCCTGCCGCGACAAGCTGATGAAAAATGACCAGAACGTGGCCGCCCGCCGCGCCATTATTCTTCTGACCGACGGCGAAGACAACCAGAGCCGGGTGACGCGGGAAGAAACGATTGCCATGGCGGAGCGCGCTGAGGTCATCATCTACGCCATCAGCACCAATGTCAGCGGAGTAAAAACCCGCGGCGACAAGGTTCTGGAAAGGCTTGCCGACGCTACCGGCGGCCGCGCCTTCTTCCCCTTCAAGATTCAGGACGTGAGCAACGCCTTCTCGGAAATTCAGGACGAGCTGCGCAGCCAATATGCCGTCGCCTACAAGCCCGCTGACTTCCTGGCGAACGGCAAATTCCGCAGCATCGAGATCGTAGCGCAGAACCACAAGAGCCTGCAGGTACGCTCCCGCAAGGGATACTTCGCGCCGCGACAGTAG
- a CDS encoding class I SAM-dependent methyltransferase, translating to MPKSRIAALMLAVATLIGAEMLPGGTGQQVDSRKASPPYTGNLSIFDSPGREDRLQIERVMDLLSITPGKTVADIGAGSGWFTVRAARRVTGTGVVYAEDINPEAIAYINDRAQKEQLLNIHTILGHEDSALLPAGQIDVVLILKSYHEFAKPVILQRNLRGALQPGAKVGIIDRNGNDTTHGVNRDVVLKEAAQAGYDVIGQYDFVKDDMNYFLIFTPKPN from the coding sequence ATGCCCAAATCGCGAATTGCCGCGCTCATGCTGGCCGTGGCCACCTTGATTGGCGCGGAGATGCTCCCGGGCGGAACCGGCCAGCAGGTCGATAGCCGTAAAGCCAGCCCGCCGTACACCGGCAATCTCTCCATCTTCGATTCCCCCGGCCGCGAAGACCGACTGCAAATCGAGCGCGTCATGGATCTGCTCAGCATCACACCGGGCAAAACCGTTGCCGACATCGGCGCTGGTTCCGGCTGGTTCACGGTGCGCGCGGCACGCCGCGTCACGGGTACCGGCGTCGTCTACGCCGAGGACATCAATCCCGAGGCGATCGCGTACATCAACGATCGCGCGCAGAAAGAACAGCTGCTGAATATCCACACGATTCTCGGGCACGAAGACAGCGCGCTGCTTCCCGCCGGTCAGATCGATGTCGTCCTCATTCTGAAGAGCTACCACGAGTTCGCGAAACCAGTAATTCTCCAGCGTAACCTCCGTGGGGCGCTCCAGCCCGGCGCGAAGGTGGGCATCATCGACCGCAACGGCAACGACACAACTCACGGCGTCAACCGGGATGTGGTCCTCAAGGAAGCGGCACAAGCCGGCTACGATGTCATCGGCCAATATGACTTTGTCAAAGACGACATGAATTATTTCCTGATATTCACTCCCAAGCCCAACTGA
- a CDS encoding DUF294 nucleotidyltransferase-like domain-containing protein: MAPTQSSRSMVTDAVVTFVKSIPPFQYLPENELRRLAGTISLEYFPRGKAILTAGSKASDSLYIVQKGAVKLTIRTELGEEVPLDMRSEGEIFGLLSVVGGNRARLDVTALEDTLCYSLPWSEMQRIITSYPNVASHFIHTSVTRYMDRSLSEIRSRSQLLGNSERLLYSLTVGELVARPPLLCDMTTTAQAAAELLAKSDATCLFVTDDEGRAQGIVTDKDFSVKIVALKLPAEMPVTLIMSSPVVSIEASEPAFQALVLMLGNNIHHILVTQDGVPKGAISHHDLLLLQSDSPLSIVRDIAAKTDVESLAVSQDRIGHLIPLLMREGARASHITRVVAELNDHVLNKILQLAESKLGKPPAPYCWVVLGSEGRREQTFKTDQDNGLIYADLADERQPAAAQYFAEFADFVHKGLTACGYPPCPGGYMASNARWRQPLAQWKRYFYQWIKDPSILSAQDAVIFFDMRPVGGDLSLYHALEEYVRDLLASAGLFKSVLAYLSIMHKPPLGFFRTLVVERGGEHKHELDLKLNGTSPIVHAARLFAIDVGIARTGTLDRLLSLQAIDYQDPQLLNDLHEAYEFLLLLRLERQLEQKQSGLPPSNYVNPESLTALQKSTLKEAFQTVARTQSLVESHFRTAVWAQLDSQVG; encoded by the coding sequence GTGGCACCCACTCAATCTTCCCGCTCGATGGTCACCGATGCAGTCGTGACCTTTGTGAAGAGCATTCCGCCCTTCCAATATCTGCCTGAAAACGAGCTCCGCCGTTTGGCAGGAACCATATCGCTGGAATATTTCCCGCGCGGCAAGGCGATTCTTACCGCCGGAAGCAAGGCTTCCGATTCGCTTTACATCGTGCAGAAAGGCGCGGTCAAGCTGACCATCCGGACGGAGTTGGGAGAAGAAGTTCCGCTCGACATGCGCAGCGAGGGAGAGATCTTCGGCCTGCTTTCCGTGGTCGGCGGCAATCGCGCCCGCCTGGATGTGACCGCCTTAGAAGATACGCTCTGCTACAGCCTGCCGTGGAGCGAGATGCAAAGGATCATCACCTCCTACCCGAACGTCGCCAGCCACTTCATTCACACCTCGGTCACTCGCTACATGGATCGCAGTTTGAGCGAGATTCGTTCGCGTTCACAGCTTCTGGGCAACAGCGAACGCCTTCTCTATTCGCTCACGGTAGGCGAGCTGGTGGCCCGTCCTCCATTGCTTTGCGATATGACGACCACTGCCCAAGCCGCGGCAGAACTGCTGGCAAAGTCAGACGCCACTTGCCTCTTCGTTACCGACGACGAGGGTCGTGCTCAGGGAATCGTCACCGACAAGGATTTTTCCGTCAAAATCGTCGCCCTAAAACTGCCGGCCGAAATGCCCGTAACCCTGATCATGAGTTCGCCAGTGGTCTCGATTGAGGCTAGCGAACCGGCGTTCCAGGCGCTGGTCTTAATGCTGGGCAACAACATTCACCACATCCTGGTGACGCAGGACGGGGTGCCCAAAGGCGCAATCAGTCATCATGATCTGCTTCTGCTGCAAAGTGATTCGCCTTTGAGCATCGTGCGCGATATTGCCGCTAAGACCGATGTGGAGAGCCTGGCGGTCTCGCAGGATCGCATTGGGCATTTGATTCCCCTGCTGATGCGCGAGGGCGCCCGCGCCAGCCACATCACTCGCGTAGTTGCGGAACTGAACGACCACGTCCTGAATAAGATCCTGCAGCTGGCGGAAAGCAAGCTGGGCAAGCCTCCCGCGCCTTACTGCTGGGTAGTGCTGGGAAGCGAAGGCCGCCGCGAGCAGACCTTCAAAACCGATCAGGACAACGGCTTGATTTATGCCGATCTCGCCGACGAGCGGCAGCCAGCGGCAGCGCAATACTTCGCGGAGTTTGCCGATTTTGTGCACAAAGGATTGACGGCTTGCGGCTATCCGCCATGCCCCGGTGGGTACATGGCCAGCAACGCGCGCTGGCGGCAGCCGCTCGCGCAGTGGAAGAGATACTTCTATCAATGGATTAAGGATCCCAGCATCCTCTCGGCCCAGGATGCGGTGATCTTCTTTGATATGCGCCCGGTGGGTGGCGATCTCAGCCTTTATCACGCGCTTGAAGAATACGTTCGCGATTTGCTGGCATCGGCGGGGCTGTTCAAATCCGTGCTCGCCTATCTTTCTATCATGCACAAGCCGCCACTTGGTTTCTTCCGCACCCTGGTAGTCGAGCGCGGCGGTGAGCACAAGCATGAACTGGATCTGAAACTCAACGGCACCTCGCCCATCGTGCATGCCGCCCGGTTGTTTGCCATCGATGTCGGCATCGCGCGCACCGGCACCCTCGACCGCCTGCTCTCCCTGCAAGCCATCGACTATCAGGATCCCCAACTGCTCAACGACCTGCACGAAGCGTACGAGTTCCTGCTGCTGCTGCGATTAGAGCGGCAACTGGAACAGAAGCAATCTGGCTTGCCGCCCAGCAATTACGTGAACCCTGAATCCCTCACAGCACTGCAGAAGAGCACGCTTAAGGAAGCATTTCAAACCGTCGCGCGCACACAATCGCTGGTGGAATCACATTTCCGCACGGCTGTTTGGGCGCAACTTGATTCCCAAGTCGGATAA
- a CDS encoding YbaK/EbsC family protein yields MPVAKLREFLDSHNVKYLVISHSKAYTAQGIAALAHIPGQELAKTVIVRVDGALAMAVLPASFQVDLSLFKEACRAKAVSLASEAEFKDSFPDCEVGAMPPFGNLYGLRVYVEEMLTRDKEIAFNAGSHLELVRLAYADFERLVKATVCRFARKVAAPAA; encoded by the coding sequence ATGCCAGTCGCTAAACTGCGGGAATTTCTCGACAGCCACAATGTGAAGTACCTCGTAATCTCCCATTCCAAGGCTTACACCGCGCAGGGCATCGCTGCCCTGGCGCACATTCCTGGCCAGGAGCTGGCAAAGACCGTGATTGTCCGGGTCGATGGCGCTCTGGCTATGGCGGTGCTGCCGGCATCCTTCCAGGTCGATCTCAGCCTGTTCAAGGAAGCATGCAGGGCGAAAGCCGTCAGCCTGGCGAGTGAGGCAGAATTCAAGGACAGCTTCCCGGATTGCGAAGTGGGAGCGATGCCTCCGTTCGGCAATCTTTACGGATTGCGGGTATACGTGGAGGAGATGCTCACGCGCGACAAGGAAATCGCTTTCAACGCCGGCTCACACCTGGAGCTGGTCAGGCTGGCCTATGCGGATTTCGAGAGGCTGGTGAAGGCGACAGTGTGCCGGTTTGCGCGCAAAGTGGCAGCTCCAGCAGCCTAA
- a CDS encoding redoxin domain-containing protein yields MASSKVQALRRSLLCGVLALIVCGNAPRASALNESRPDEAIKRGEEANAAGRYEDAIRAFKEANRLAHNSCYDCWAGMSLAYTRIGDRRAAEDCAEKVVRLAADAPQRARAHMLRGFVLMSFASDAKALSSAESEFRQALADYPNENVARFELGIVLLKQKRDEEGTKELSEYLAVAPSGTYADQARMLIADPRRARERFAPGFQLDTLQGERLSLNQLSGKIVVLDFWATWCPSCRAALPEIKELVKKYPREKLVLISVSADQNEQAWKDFVAKKGMDWPQCLDSDQKLRAAFQIRAFPTYLVIDGEGIVQQEIVGTDPQKSVAYRLKDTLKAMKQLN; encoded by the coding sequence ATGGCCAGTTCGAAAGTTCAGGCTCTTCGCCGTTCACTGCTGTGCGGCGTTCTGGCTCTGATTGTTTGTGGCAATGCGCCAAGAGCGTCTGCTTTAAATGAGTCTCGGCCCGATGAGGCCATAAAAAGAGGGGAGGAGGCAAACGCCGCCGGAAGGTATGAAGATGCCATTCGCGCTTTCAAAGAAGCAAACAGACTGGCGCACAACTCTTGTTATGACTGCTGGGCCGGCATGTCGCTTGCCTACACGCGAATTGGGGATCGCAGGGCCGCTGAAGATTGCGCGGAAAAAGTCGTAAGGCTGGCAGCCGACGCGCCCCAGCGTGCTCGAGCCCACATGCTCAGGGGATTCGTTCTGATGAGCTTCGCCAGTGATGCCAAGGCTCTATCCTCGGCGGAGAGTGAATTCCGACAAGCACTCGCCGATTACCCGAACGAAAATGTTGCGCGTTTTGAGCTTGGTATTGTTCTGCTGAAGCAGAAGCGGGATGAGGAAGGCACTAAGGAACTGAGCGAGTATTTGGCCGTGGCTCCCTCCGGAACCTATGCCGATCAGGCGCGCATGCTCATTGCGGACCCGCGGCGAGCGCGCGAACGATTTGCGCCCGGATTCCAACTAGATACCCTTCAGGGAGAGAGGCTTTCGCTGAACCAACTCTCGGGGAAAATTGTGGTGCTCGATTTCTGGGCTACCTGGTGTCCATCATGTCGAGCCGCATTGCCAGAGATCAAGGAGCTGGTTAAGAAGTATCCTCGCGAAAAACTGGTTTTGATCAGTGTTAGTGCAGATCAGAATGAACAGGCATGGAAGGATTTCGTTGCCAAGAAAGGAATGGACTGGCCTCAGTGCCTGGACTCAGACCAGAAACTTCGCGCGGCTTTCCAGATACGAGCATTCCCAACTTACCTGGTAATTGATGGTGAGGGCATCGTCCAGCAGGAAATTGTTGGCACAGACCCACAGAAGTCTGTCGCTTACCGTCTGAAGGATACTCTTAAAGCCATGAAGCAGCTCAATTGA
- a CDS encoding ADP-ribosylation factor-like protein → MSFINFAAREINCKIVYYGPGLGGKTTNLQVVYDRTGEAQKGKMISLATETDRTLFFDFLPLDLGTVRGFKTRFHLYTVPGQVFYDASRKLILRGVDGVVFVADSQEERMDANVEALENLQENLKEHGYEFSKIPYVLQLNKRDLPNAMPCDDLRKELVKKGEPSFEAVAFQGVGVFETLKEVARQVLVELKKG, encoded by the coding sequence TTGAGCTTCATAAACTTCGCCGCCCGCGAGATCAATTGCAAGATCGTCTACTACGGCCCTGGCCTGGGCGGCAAAACCACTAATCTGCAGGTGGTTTACGACCGTACCGGCGAAGCCCAGAAGGGCAAGATGATCTCGCTGGCCACGGAGACCGACCGTACTCTGTTCTTCGACTTCCTTCCCCTTGATCTGGGCACGGTGCGCGGCTTCAAGACCCGCTTCCACCTCTATACCGTTCCCGGACAGGTTTTCTACGATGCCAGCCGCAAATTGATCCTGCGCGGAGTGGACGGAGTGGTGTTCGTCGCCGACTCGCAGGAAGAGCGCATGGACGCCAACGTCGAAGCCCTGGAGAACCTGCAGGAAAACCTCAAAGAGCACGGCTACGAATTCAGTAAGATCCCCTACGTCCTGCAGCTCAACAAGCGCGACCTCCCTAACGCGATGCCCTGCGACGACCTGCGAAAAGAGCTGGTTAAAAAAGGCGAGCCCAGCTTCGAAGCCGTGGCCTTTCAGGGCGTGGGCGTATTCGAGACCTTAAAAGAGGTTGCCCGGCAGGTGCTGGTGGAGCTGAAGAAGGGGTAG
- a CDS encoding IPT/TIG domain-containing protein, which translates to MKTICLLLLAMLAVGCSGYNSSMGSSTMSAVGAAQIMSIAPTNATAGGSGFVLTVDGSGFASNSVVYFNNTAMTTMFVSGNQVQASIPAAQIVMAGVKPVYVLTVGGMYNASNQASNMVNFMVN; encoded by the coding sequence ATGAAGACCATATGTCTGCTTCTATTAGCGATGTTAGCTGTGGGATGCAGCGGCTATAACTCCTCAATGGGCTCGAGCACCATGTCAGCCGTGGGTGCGGCCCAGATCATGTCGATCGCGCCCACCAATGCGACGGCGGGCGGGTCAGGGTTCGTGCTGACGGTGGACGGAAGCGGCTTCGCATCCAATTCGGTGGTTTACTTCAACAACACCGCTATGACGACTATGTTCGTCTCGGGGAATCAGGTGCAGGCCAGCATTCCCGCCGCCCAGATTGTCATGGCCGGCGTGAAACCGGTGTATGTGCTCACGGTGGGCGGCATGTACAACGCCAGCAACCAGGCGTCGAACATGGTGAATTTCATGGTGAATTGA
- a CDS encoding TOBE domain-containing protein codes for MPKNPKAAKPAELLKLGDAALELGISFPTIKQWIYKKKIRSVQTAGGHHRIPRSEVDRLLFRTRGGTEKERKDATRRVSGRNQLVGRIDSVRISGLMAEVKISIGGQQITSIITASSAREMQLKVGQTAAALIKSTEVMILRV; via the coding sequence ATGCCGAAAAATCCCAAGGCGGCCAAGCCAGCCGAGTTGCTGAAGCTGGGCGATGCAGCCCTGGAATTAGGGATTAGTTTTCCCACTATCAAGCAGTGGATCTACAAGAAGAAGATTCGCAGCGTGCAGACTGCTGGCGGGCATCACCGTATTCCGCGGAGCGAAGTGGACCGGCTGCTGTTCCGAACCCGCGGCGGTACTGAGAAGGAACGTAAGGACGCAACCCGCCGCGTGAGTGGGCGCAATCAGCTGGTGGGAAGAATCGATTCCGTCCGCATCAGCGGTCTGATGGCCGAGGTGAAGATTTCCATCGGGGGACAGCAGATCACGTCGATCATTACCGCGAGTTCAGCACGGGAGATGCAACTCAAGGTGGGGCAGACCGCCGCCGCTCTGATCAAATCCACGGAGGTCATGATTCTGCGAGTCTGA
- a CDS encoding VWA domain-containing protein, whose amino-acid sequence MPRSLPTVKLAWLPVLLLGFLCNLEVLAQQDKADQQEQGNVPTFRSEVNVVNLFFNVKDKHGALIPNLAKDDFEVFEDNQPQQIKYFAADANQPLTLGILIDSSVSQERVLPMEKEVGASFLHSVLRDKDLAFVISFDVNVDLLQDFTNDTGMLSHALDRARINGGGGGGGIPGLGGGPIPTTQVPRGTLLYDAVYLASYEKLAREIGRKAMILLTDGEDQGSHERIRDAIEAAQKADSIVYVLLIADRGFYGGGYSGDREMKKLCGETGGRMIEVGNKYEKLKEGFDQIANELRSQYNIGYTPTNSKHDGSFRHVEIRTKTTGLKVQARSGYYAMASGSNGD is encoded by the coding sequence ATGCCCCGATCCCTCCCCACCGTCAAGTTGGCGTGGCTTCCAGTCCTCCTCCTTGGCTTTCTTTGCAATCTTGAGGTCCTTGCGCAGCAGGATAAAGCAGATCAGCAAGAGCAGGGAAATGTCCCCACTTTCCGTTCCGAAGTCAACGTGGTTAACCTGTTTTTCAATGTGAAGGACAAGCACGGCGCGCTGATTCCCAACCTCGCCAAGGACGATTTCGAAGTCTTTGAAGATAATCAGCCGCAGCAGATCAAATATTTCGCCGCCGACGCCAATCAGCCGCTGACTCTGGGGATCCTCATCGACAGCAGCGTTAGCCAGGAGCGCGTGCTGCCGATGGAAAAAGAAGTCGGTGCGTCCTTCCTGCATAGTGTGCTGCGGGACAAGGATCTGGCTTTCGTCATTAGCTTCGACGTGAATGTGGACCTGTTGCAGGATTTCACCAACGACACGGGCATGCTTAGCCACGCGCTGGATCGGGCCAGAATCAATGGAGGCGGCGGAGGCGGCGGTATCCCCGGTCTAGGCGGCGGCCCGATACCAACCACCCAGGTCCCCCGAGGAACGCTGCTTTACGATGCGGTTTATCTGGCGTCCTATGAGAAGCTGGCCCGCGAAATCGGACGCAAGGCGATGATCCTGCTTACCGACGGCGAGGACCAGGGTAGCCACGAGCGCATTCGCGATGCGATCGAGGCAGCGCAAAAGGCCGACAGCATCGTTTATGTGCTGCTGATCGCTGACCGCGGTTTTTATGGCGGCGGTTACTCTGGCGACCGCGAGATGAAGAAGCTCTGTGGCGAGACTGGCGGCCGCATGATCGAAGTCGGAAACAAGTACGAGAAACTGAAGGAAGGCTTCGATCAGATTGCGAATGAGTTGCGCTCGCAATACAACATCGGATATACCCCCACCAATTCAAAGCATGACGGCAGTTTCCGTCACGTCGAGATCCGCACCAAGACCACCGGACTCAAGGTGCAGGCTCGCTCCGGATACTACGCCATGGCAAGCGGCAGCAATGGGGACTGA